One Denticeps clupeoides chromosome 12, fDenClu1.1, whole genome shotgun sequence genomic window carries:
- the gnl3l gene encoding guanine nucleotide-binding protein-like 3-like protein isoform X2, which translates to MSKAKQKRAKRLGFAGKKRKDGKHTNTQGGKKDPGLPDVRRFKQHGQRQEELRKQRLAELQEKQRMSREKELMKRRSLDTFQKDIQVRQKQFELKEVEMQNLEKHVNFENENSRKAYYREFKKVIEAADVVLEVLDARDPLGCRCPQVEEAVVQSGTSKKIVLVLNKIDLVSKDVVEKWIKYLRNEFPTVAFKASTQQQNKNLKRSHVPVTQATAELLNSSACVGAECLMKLLGNYCRNQDIKTAITVGVVGFPNVGKSSLINSLKRARACNVGATPGVTKCLQEVLLDKHIKLLDCPGIVMATSTSDAAMILRNCVKIEQLVDPLPPVEAILRRCNKTQIMEHYGVADFHTAVEFLALLARRQGKLRKGGLPDTDKAAKSVLMDWTGGRISYFTHPPETHTLPTHVSAEIVAEMGKAFDWDELEKGNEEALDGLSSAGVQMGFCMAPSGMTQGAQVEGSAEQEMDNESLNYTEPVDKTESMEEEEAADTEFGPITVEIKATKKRSESAMEPPVPKPLNLRDIVDIDPLQQGQALMAANKKRKKQQKRADKIATKLSDTLTSAMNFALLDS; encoded by the exons ATGTCGAAAGCCA AGCAAAAAAGAGCGAAGCGTCTCGGTTTCGCCGGGAAAAAG AGAAAAGATGGAAAACATACCAATACTCAAGGAGGCAAGAAGGATCCAGGGTTGCCCGACGTGAGACGCTTTAAACAACACGGACAAAGACAGGAGGAGCTTCGAAAACAGCGT CTTGCTGAACTACAGGAGAAACAGAGGATGTCCAGAGAGAAGGAACTAATGAAGAGGAGGAGTCTGGATACTTTTCAAAAAGATATCCAAGTGCGCCAAAAACAGTTTGAACTGAAG GAAGTCGAGATGCAAAATCTAGAGAAACATGTGAATTTTGAGAATGAAAATTCTAGGAAAGCATATTACAGAGAATTTAAAAAG GTAATTGAAGCTGCAGATGTAGTTCTAGAGGTTTTGGATGCCCGTGACCCTCTGGGCTGCCGGTGTCCACAGGTTGAAGAGGCAGTGGTCCAAAGTGGTACTAGCAAGAAAATTGTGCTGGTCCTTAACAAGATTG ATCTTGTGTCAAAGGACGTTGTAGAGAAGTGGATCAAGTACCTTAGGAATGAATTTCCTACAGTGGCATTCAAAGCCTCAACTCAGCAACAGAACAAGAACTTG AAACGCAGCCATGTTCCGGTCACACAGGCCACAGCAGAACTCTTGAACAGCAGCGCGTGTGTTGGTGCAGAATGCCTAATGAAACTGCTGGGGAACTACTGCCGTAACCAGGACATAAAAACGGCCATCACCGTTGGTGTTGTGG GCTTCCCCAATGTTGGAAAAAGCAGTTTAATAAATAGTTTAAAACGAGCCAGGGCTTGTAATGTTGGAGCCACTCCAGGAGTGACAAA GTGCCTTCAAGAAGTTCTGTTAGATAAGCATATCAAGCTTTTGGATTGCCCTGGAATTGTCATGGCAACATCTACCAGTGATGCAGCTATGATTCTTCGTAACTGTGTCAAGATTGAGCAACTTGTAGATCCTCTACCACCAGTTGAGGCCATCTTGAGACGCTGCAACAAGACACAG ATTATGGAGCACTATGGAGTTGCTGATTTCCACACAGCTGTAGAATTTCTGGCCTTGCTTGCCCGTCGCCAAGGCAAGCTAAGGAAAGGGGGACTTCCTGATACTGACAAGGCAGCTAAGAGTGTCCTCATGGACTGGACTGG AGGCCGCATCAGCTATTTCACCCACCCTCCAGAGACACACACGCTGCCAACCCACGTTAGTGCTGAGATTGTGGCAGAAATGGGCAAAGCGTTTGACTGGGATGAACTGGAGAAAGGAAATGAAGAAGCCCTTGATG GGTTGAGCTCCGCTGGAGTTCAGATGGGTTTCTGTATGGCCCCATCAGGGATGACCCAAGGGGCACAGGTAGAAGGTTCTGCTGAACAGGAAATGGATAATGAAAGCTTGAACTACACCGAGCCTGTAGACAAAACCGAATccatggaggaagaggaggctgcCGATACAGAA TTTGGACCTATTACCGTTGAGATTAAAGCCACTAAAAAGCGATCTGAAAGTGCTATGGAGCCTCCTGTCCCAAAGCCTTTGAACCTGAGAGATATAGTTGATATTGATCCCCTGCAGCAGGGCCAGGCCCTCATGGCAGCAAAtaagaagaggaagaagcagCAGAAGAGAGCAG acaaAATTGCAACCAAGCTTTCAGATACTTTGACATCTGCAATGAATTTTGCACTTTTGGACAGCTGA
- the gnl3l gene encoding guanine nucleotide-binding protein-like 3-like protein isoform X1, translating into MSKAKQKRAKRLGFAGKKRKDGKHTNTQGGKKDPGLPDVRRFKQHGQRQEELRKQRLAELQEKQRMSREKELMKRRSLDTFQKDIQVRQKQFELKEVEMQNLEKHVNFENENSRKAYYREFKKVIEAADVVLEVLDARDPLGCRCPQVEEAVVQSGTSKKIVLVLNKIDLVSKDVVEKWIKYLRNEFPTVAFKASTQQQNKNLKRSHVPVTQATAELLNSSACVGAECLMKLLGNYCRNQDIKTAITVGVVGFPNVGKSSLINSLKRARACNVGATPGVTKCLQEVLLDKHIKLLDCPGIVMATSTSDAAMILRNCVKIEQLVDPLPPVEAILRRCNKTQVQLVSQLVYVIHITPCLYIILFLFFWYFQIMEHYGVADFHTAVEFLALLARRQGKLRKGGLPDTDKAAKSVLMDWTGGRISYFTHPPETHTLPTHVSAEIVAEMGKAFDWDELEKGNEEALDGLSSAGVQMGFCMAPSGMTQGAQVEGSAEQEMDNESLNYTEPVDKTESMEEEEAADTEFGPITVEIKATKKRSESAMEPPVPKPLNLRDIVDIDPLQQGQALMAANKKRKKQQKRADKIATKLSDTLTSAMNFALLDS; encoded by the exons ATGTCGAAAGCCA AGCAAAAAAGAGCGAAGCGTCTCGGTTTCGCCGGGAAAAAG AGAAAAGATGGAAAACATACCAATACTCAAGGAGGCAAGAAGGATCCAGGGTTGCCCGACGTGAGACGCTTTAAACAACACGGACAAAGACAGGAGGAGCTTCGAAAACAGCGT CTTGCTGAACTACAGGAGAAACAGAGGATGTCCAGAGAGAAGGAACTAATGAAGAGGAGGAGTCTGGATACTTTTCAAAAAGATATCCAAGTGCGCCAAAAACAGTTTGAACTGAAG GAAGTCGAGATGCAAAATCTAGAGAAACATGTGAATTTTGAGAATGAAAATTCTAGGAAAGCATATTACAGAGAATTTAAAAAG GTAATTGAAGCTGCAGATGTAGTTCTAGAGGTTTTGGATGCCCGTGACCCTCTGGGCTGCCGGTGTCCACAGGTTGAAGAGGCAGTGGTCCAAAGTGGTACTAGCAAGAAAATTGTGCTGGTCCTTAACAAGATTG ATCTTGTGTCAAAGGACGTTGTAGAGAAGTGGATCAAGTACCTTAGGAATGAATTTCCTACAGTGGCATTCAAAGCCTCAACTCAGCAACAGAACAAGAACTTG AAACGCAGCCATGTTCCGGTCACACAGGCCACAGCAGAACTCTTGAACAGCAGCGCGTGTGTTGGTGCAGAATGCCTAATGAAACTGCTGGGGAACTACTGCCGTAACCAGGACATAAAAACGGCCATCACCGTTGGTGTTGTGG GCTTCCCCAATGTTGGAAAAAGCAGTTTAATAAATAGTTTAAAACGAGCCAGGGCTTGTAATGTTGGAGCCACTCCAGGAGTGACAAA GTGCCTTCAAGAAGTTCTGTTAGATAAGCATATCAAGCTTTTGGATTGCCCTGGAATTGTCATGGCAACATCTACCAGTGATGCAGCTATGATTCTTCGTAACTGTGTCAAGATTGAGCAACTTGTAGATCCTCTACCACCAGTTGAGGCCATCTTGAGACGCTGCAACAAGACACAGGTCCAACTAGTCTCCCAACTAGTCTATGTTATACATATAACACCGTGTTTATACAtaattcttttcctttttttttggtactttCAGATTATGGAGCACTATGGAGTTGCTGATTTCCACACAGCTGTAGAATTTCTGGCCTTGCTTGCCCGTCGCCAAGGCAAGCTAAGGAAAGGGGGACTTCCTGATACTGACAAGGCAGCTAAGAGTGTCCTCATGGACTGGACTGG AGGCCGCATCAGCTATTTCACCCACCCTCCAGAGACACACACGCTGCCAACCCACGTTAGTGCTGAGATTGTGGCAGAAATGGGCAAAGCGTTTGACTGGGATGAACTGGAGAAAGGAAATGAAGAAGCCCTTGATG GGTTGAGCTCCGCTGGAGTTCAGATGGGTTTCTGTATGGCCCCATCAGGGATGACCCAAGGGGCACAGGTAGAAGGTTCTGCTGAACAGGAAATGGATAATGAAAGCTTGAACTACACCGAGCCTGTAGACAAAACCGAATccatggaggaagaggaggctgcCGATACAGAA TTTGGACCTATTACCGTTGAGATTAAAGCCACTAAAAAGCGATCTGAAAGTGCTATGGAGCCTCCTGTCCCAAAGCCTTTGAACCTGAGAGATATAGTTGATATTGATCCCCTGCAGCAGGGCCAGGCCCTCATGGCAGCAAAtaagaagaggaagaagcagCAGAAGAGAGCAG acaaAATTGCAACCAAGCTTTCAGATACTTTGACATCTGCAATGAATTTTGCACTTTTGGACAGCTGA
- the LOC114801344 gene encoding red-sensitive opsin-like produces MPQCRHHTLQVAEPTHKRCETRREDDCKQRGEARTLNSMAEELGNAVFAARRRGDETTRESVFVYTNSNNTKDPFEGPNYHIAPRWAYNVATVWMFFVVVLSVFTNGLVIVATAKFKKLRHPLNWILVNLAIADLGETVLASTISVINQVFGYFILGHPMCIFEGYVVSVCGITALWSLAIISWERWVVVCKPFGNVKFDAKWATAGILFSWVWSIIWCAPPIFGWSRYWPHGLKTSCGPDVFSGSEDPGVQSYMIVLMITCCFLPLGIIILCYLAVWMAIRAVAAQQKDSESTQKAEKEVSRMVVVMIIAYCVCWGPYTTFACFAAANPGYAFHPLAAAMPAYFAKSATIYNPIIYVFMNRQFRVCILQLFGKKVDDGSEVSTSKTEVSSVAPA; encoded by the exons ATGCCCCAGTGTAGGCATCATACTTTGCAGGTTGCAGAACCAACACATAAGAGGTGCGAGACGAGGAGAGAAGACGACTGCAAACAAAGAGGAGAAGCAAGAACGTTGAACAG TATGGCAGAGGAGTTGGGAAATGCAGTTTTTGCTGCAAGGAGACGGGGTGATGAGACCACAAGGGAATCTGTCTTTGTCTACACCAACAGTAATAACACCAAAG ATCCCTTTGAAGGACCCAATTACCACATTGCGCCACGATGGGCTTACAATGTTGCCACAGTTTGGATGTTCTTCGTGGTCGTCCTTTCAGTTTTCACCAATGGCCTGGTTATAGTGGCCACGGCAAAATTCAAGAAGCTTCGCCACCCCCTCAACTGGATCCTGGTAAACTTGGCTATTGCTGACCTTGGCGAGACCGTTTTGGCCAGCACCATCAGTGTCATCAACCAGGTCTTTGGCTACTTCATCCTGGGACACCCGATGTGCATCTTTGAGGGTTATGTAGTCTCTGTCTGTG GTATTACTGCTCTGTGGTCTTTGGCTATCATATCTTGGGAGAGGTGGGTTGTTGTCTGCAAACCTTTTGGGAATGTCAAGTTTGATGCCAAATGGGCTACTGCTGGAATTCTCTTCTCCTGGGTCTGGTCTATTATCTGGTGTGCCCCTCCCATCTTTGGCTGGAGCAG GTACTGGCCTCACGGTCTGAAGACTTCCTGTGGACCTGATGTGTTCAGCGGCAGCGAGGATCCAGGAGTCCAGTCCTACATGATTGTCTTGATGATTACCTGCTGCTTCCTCCCACTTGGAATCATCATCCTCTGCTACCTTGCAGTGTGGATGGCTATACGAGCT GTCGCTGCACAGCAGAAAGATTCAGAATCAACACAGAAGGCCGAGAAGGAAGTGTCCAGAATGGTGGTGGTCATGATCATTGCCTACTGTGTGTGCTGGGGACCATACACCACTTTCGCCTGCTTCGCTGCAGCTAACCCTGGATATGCCTTCCACCCACTGGCTGCAGCCATGCCTGCTTACTTTGCCAAGAGCGCCACCATCTACAACCCCATCATCTATGTCTTCATGAACAGACAG TTCCGTGTGTGCATCCTCCAGCTCTTTGGCAAGAAGGTTGATGATGGGTCTGAAGTATCAACATCAAAGACAGAAGTTTCCTCTGTGGCCCCAGCTTAA
- the opn1lw1 gene encoding red-sensitive opsin-1 translates to MAEQWGDAVFAARRRDDTTREAVFTYTNSNNTRDPFEGPNYHIAPRWVYNVATIWMFFVVILSVFTNGLVIVATAKFKKLRHPLNWILVNLAIADLGETVLASTISVINQFFGYFILGHPMCIFEGYVVSACGITALWSLAIISWERWVVVCKPFGNVKFDAKWATAGIVFSWVWSIIWCAPPIFGWSRYWPHGLKTSCGPDVFSGSEDPGVQSYMIVLMITCCFLPLGIIILCYLAVWMAIRAVAAQQKDSESTQKAEKEVSRMVVVMIIAYCVCWGPYTTFACFAAANPGYAFHPLAAAMPAYFAKSATIYNPIIYVFMNRQFRVCILQLFGKKVDDGSEVSTSKTEVSSVAPA, encoded by the exons ATGGCTGAGCAGTGGGGCGACGCAGTCTTTGCAGCAAGGCGACGGGATGACACGACGAGAGAGGCAGTCTTCACTTACACAAACAGCAATAACACCAGAG ATCCCTTTGAAGGACCCAATTACCACATCGCCCCACGATGGGTTTACAACGTCGCCACAATCTGGATGTTCTTCGTGGTCATTCTTTCAGTTTTCACCAATGGCCTGGTTATAGTGGCCACGGCAAAATTCAAGAAGCTTCGCCACCCCCTCAACTGGATCCTGGTAAACTTGGCTATTGCTGACCTTGGCGAGACCGTTTTGGCCAGCACCATCAGTGTCATCAACCAGTTTTTTGGCTACTTCATCCTGGGACACCCAATGTGCATCTTTGAGGGTTATGTAGTCTCTGCCTGTG GTATTACTGCTCTGTGGTCCTTGGCTATCATATCTTGGGAGAGGTGGGTTGTTGTCTGCAAACCTTTTGGGAATGTCAAGTTTGATGCCAAATGGGCTACTGCTGGAATCGTCTTCTCCTGGGTCTGGTCTATTATCTGGTGTGCACCTCCCATCTTCGGCTGGAGCAG GTACTGGCCTCACGGTCTGAAGACTTCCTGCGGACCTGATGTGTTCAGCGGCAGCGAGGATCCTGGAGTCCAGTCCTACATGATTGTCTTGATGATTACCTGCTGCTTCCTCCCACTTGGAATCATCATCCTCTGCTACCTTGCAGTGTGGATGGCCATCCGTGCT GTCGCTGCACAGCAGAAAGATTCAGAATCAACACAGAAGGCCGAGAAGGAAGTGTCCAGAATGGTGGTGGTCATGATCATTGCCTACTGTGTGTGCTGGGGACCATACACCACTTTTGCCTGCTTCGCTGCAGCTAACCCTGGATATGCCTTCCACCCACTGGCTGCAGCCATGCCTGCTTACTTTGCCAAGAGCGCCACCATCTACAACCCCATCATCTATGTCTTCATGAACAGACAG TTCCGTGTGTGCATCCTCCAGCTCTTTGGCAAGAAGGTTGATGATGGGTCTGAGGTGTCCACATCCAAGACAGAAGTTTCCTCAGTGGCTCCTGCATAA
- the opn1sw2 gene encoding opsin-1, short-wave-sensitive 2 yields the protein MKNSRATVEFHEDFHIPIPLDTNNITALSPFLVPQDHLGDTGLFYFMGAYMILLTIVGTAINGLTIVCTIQYKKLRSHLNYILVNLAVANLLVTSFGSSICGISFFYKYFIFGPLGCKMEGFTASVGGMVSLWSLAVVAVERYLVICKPVGNFSFKSHHALFGCAITWVFAMVAAVPPLVGWSRYIPEGFQCSCSPDWYTTGNKYNNETYTMFLFCFCFGVPFTTIVFCYGQLLFTMKAAAKAQADSASTQKAEREVTKMVIVMVLGFMVCWFPYAGFALWIISNRGQAFDLRLATIPSVLSKSSTVYNPVIYILMNKQFRSCMMQLVFCGKSPFGDDEESSTSQVTQVSSVGPAS from the exons ATGAAAAATTCACGCGCAACGGTCGAATTTCATGAAGACTTCCACATCCCAATACCACTGGACACCAATAACATAACTGCGCTCAGTCCATTCCTGGTGCCGCAGGACCACTTGGGAGATACTGGATTGTTCTACTTCATGGGAGCCTACATGATCCTTCTTACAATTGTAGGCACAGCAATCAATGGCCTCACCATTGTCTGCACCATACAATACAAGAAGCTGCGCTCCCATCTCAACTACATCCTGGTAAACCTTGCAGTGGCCAACCTTCTGGTGACAAGCTTCGGTTCTTCAATATGTGGCATTTCgtttttttacaaatactttATATTTGGTCCATTGGGATGCAAAATGGAGGGATTTACTGCATCCGTGGGAG GTATGGTGAGCTTGTGGTCGCTTGCGGTCGTTGCAGTAGAAAGGTATCTGGTCATCTGTAAACCAGTTGGGAACTTTTCCTTCAAGAGCCACCATGCTCTGTTTGGATGCGCAATCACTTGGGTCTTTGCGATGGTCGCCGCCGTTCCACCCCTGGTTGGTTGGAGTCG ATATATCCCAGAGGGTTTCCAGTGCTCCTGTAGCCCTGACTGGTACACAACAGGcaacaaatacaacaatgaGACATATACCATGTTCCTGTTCTGCTTTTGCTTTGGTGTTCCATTCACCACTATTGTCTTCTGCTACGGCCAACTGCTCTTCACAATGAAAGCG GCAGCTAAAGCTCAAGCAGATTCAGCCTCTACCCAGAAAGCTGAGAGGGAGGTCACTAAGATGGTCATTGTCATGGTTCTTGGCTTCATGGTGTGCTGGTTCCCATATGCTGGTTTTGCTCTTTGGATAATATCTAACCGGGGACAAGCCTTCGACCTCAGGCTGGCCACCATACCATCTGTCTTGTCAAAGTCGTCCACCGTGTACAACCCTGTGATCTACATCTTAATGAATAAGCAG TTCCGATCATGTATGATGCAGCTTGTTTTCTGTGGCAAGAGCCCATTTGGAGATGATGAGGAATCATCAACATCTCAAGTCACTCAAGTATCATCTGTGGGGCCTGCCAGCTAA